The genome window TGGCCGCCACGACGGCGACCGTGCTCATCACCGGGGAGACAGGCACCGGCAAGGAACTGGTGGCTCGCGCCCTGCACGCGGCCAGCGGGCGGGCCAGCCGGCCGCTCATCAAGGTGAACTGCGCCGCCGTACCACCGGCGTTGATGGAGAGCGAGTTCTTCGGTCACGAGAAGGGCGCCTTCACCGGCGCCACTCAGCGGCGTCTCGGCCGCTTCATGCTGGCCGACCAGGGGACTATCTTCCTGGACGAAATCGGCGAGCTGCCACTGGAGCTGCAGCCGAAGCTGCTCCGCGTGCTGCAGGAAGGCGAGTTCGAGGTGGTCGGCAGCTCGCAGACCCGGAAGGTCGACGTCAGGGTGATCGCCGCCACGAACCGCAATCTGGAGGAGGCGATCCGGGCAGGGCGGTTCCGTGAAGACCTGTACTACCGGCTCAACGTCTTTCCGATCATCGTGCCCTCGCTGCGGCAACGGCGAGAAGACATCCTGCTGCTCGCCACCGAGTACGCCCGGCGATACGGTCAGAAGATCGGCCGGCCGGTGCAGCCTCTGTCTCCGGAGGCTGTCCGGCGACTGACGAGTTGCGGCTGGCCGGGGAACGTCCGGGAGCTCCAGAACGTCATCGAGCGCGCGGTCATCACCGCCCGTGACGGTGTGCTGACCTTCGACGCGATCCTGCCCCCGGCGGCGGACGAGGTCCCGCCAAGGCCCCGCGAGTCCTCCCCGGACGCAGCGACAGTCCGCACGGCCGACGAGCTACGCCATCTCGAGCGAGAGAACATCCTCCGCGCGCTCGAGGCCACGGGATGGCGGGTGGCCGGGCCGACGGGCGCGGCCCAACGCCTGGGGCTCCCCTCGTCGACGCTTGCTTCCCGCATGAAGGCCCTGGGCATCCGTCGGCCCCGCGCGTAGCCGTCGCGAGATTCCGTCGAAACGAGGCGCGAGATCTCGCGAGCGCCGCGAGACGCTGCTGGAGTCGACCGCGCGTGCTCTTTCGCCGCCGCTACTTACGCGGCACGTCAGTTTCGGCATCGCCGATGCACTTCCAGTCGCCGTGCGAACCGCCCCACGAGGGCAAACCACAGGAGGAACGGTCATGACGACGGCGACGACGACGCAGCGGACGGTCAACGGGCTCGACACCAGGCAACTCGTCGACACGGTGAACGCAATCAAGACCCAGCCGGCCCTGGCGCGGTTCCAGTTCCGCAACCGGAACCGCTGGGTCGACGGCGGCGAGAACCACTCGACGATTCGGGACTTCTACGGCGCCGGGCGCGAAGACGACTCGCGACAGGCGTCGTTCGAGTTCGTCAACGGCGAGCCCCCGGTGCTGCTCGGCCACAACGAGGGCGCCAACCCGGTCGAGTTTCTCTTGCACGCCCTGGCCGGCTGTGTGACGACGACCTTCGTGCTCCACGCCACGGCCCGCGGCATCCGCATCGAATCCATCTCCACGGAGATGGAAGGGGACATCGATCTGCGGGGACTGCTCGGACTCGACGACTCGGTGTTCCCGGGCTACGAGCAGATCCGGGTGAAGATGGACATCCAGGCCGACTGCACAGACGAAGAGCTGGAGGATCTGCTCGCCTATACCGAGAAGCACTCCCCCGTCTGCAACTCGGTGTGCCGCCCGGTGCCCGTGGTCATCGAGCGGGTCGCCCGCGCCAACGGCAGTTGAGCGGCACGCCTCCCACTGCGACGGATCCCCGGCGCCCCGACAGGGGCCCCGGGGACCGGTCGCGTCGTGACTCAGCCGGCTGGTTCCGCGGAGCCGGCGCCCCGCTGGTCAGCGCCAGAGCTTCCGGGAGGCCAGCCGCGCGCCCTCGGCCATGGCGCGGAACTTGGCCCAGGCGATCTCGGGCTCGACCTGGTTGACCGTGCGCGCGAAGGTGGCGAAGCCGCAGTCGGTGCCGGCGATGACCCGCTCGCGGCCCACCACCTCGGCGTAGCGGACCAGGCGCTGGGCCACCAGCTCGGGGTGCTCGATGAAGTTGGTCGTCGAGTCGAGCACGCCGGGGATGATCAGCTTGTCGTCGGGCAGCCGGATCTCCCGGAACACGACCCACTCGTGCTCGTGCCGGGGGTTGGCCCCCTCGAAGGACAGGGCCTGGGGTCGGGCCTTGAGCACCACGCCGAGGATCTCCCTGAGGGGGATGTCGCGGTGATGAGGACCCTCGTAGTTGCCCCAGCAGAGGTGCAGGCGGAGCCGGTCGGGCGGGATGTCGCGCAGGGCATGATTGAGGGCCTCGACGTTGGCCGCGGCGATCTTGACGAACTCGGCGTTGCTGAGCTCGGCAAAGGCCAGGTGTCGGCCCATGGCCAGGTCGGGACAGTCCACCTGGAGCACGAAGCCGGCCCGGTAGATGGCGTCGTACTCCTCCTTCATGATGTCGACCAGCCGGGCCAGGTACGCCTCGCGGGTCGGGTAGTGCTCGTTCTTGAGGAAATGGGCGATCACCCCGGGGGACGCGGCCGTCATGAAGGTCTCGGTCGGCGGCGTTTCCTTGACCGCCGCCTTCAGATTCTCGATGTCCTTCTGCACGGCCGTGCGGTCCTTCCAGTCGATCGCCCCGTTGCACGTCGGCCGGGAGATCGGGGAGGGACGCTCGCCGCGGGCGGCCGCTTCAGGGAAATCCGCCCAGTCGGCGCGGCGGGGAACCGCGCTCTTGCCCCCGAACCCGGTGAGACGGTGGCGCACGTAGGTCGAGTAGCCGACCTTGCCCTGCTCGCCGTCGTTGACGATGTCCACGCCGGCCTCCACCTGCATCCGCACGACCTCGGCCACCGCCTGCCGCACGCGGGCCTCGAACGCGCGGGGGTCGGGCTCGGTGCCGGCATCGAGCTTCTCCAGCAGGGACGCGAGGTCGGGGGGACGGGGCAAACTGCCCGTGTGCGTGGTGAGGATGCGCTCGGTGCTGCGCTTCATGGCCGCGTTGCCTTGCTCATCATGGGCGGAGTATAAGCCGAGTAGACGCCCGAAGGGAGACGCGCATGATCCGGCCTGCCCGCGTGCCGCTGCTGCTCCTCGGCCTCCTGCTCGCCCCGCTCGCGACCAGGCCGGCCTCGTCGCAGGCCCCGGCCCGCGGGCACGGCGCTCAGGCCCACGACATGGAGCTGGTCGGCCACCACGACCTGCACGGCCGCTCCGCCTATCAGCCGCTGCCGCACCCGCAGGGTAGCCGCTTCATCCTCTACGTCGGCCATCACGGCGGCCGGGCCCGGAACCCGCTGACCGGACGGGACGAGGACAACGGCACGTCGATCCTGGACGTGACCGACCCCGCCCGCCCGCGCTACCTCGCCCACATCCCGAGCGTGCCCGGCCCGCGGGGCGGCGCCCAGATGGTGCGCGTGTGCGAGGGCGGCCGGCTCCCGAAGGGCACGCCGGGCAAGACGTACCTGCTGCGCACGGCCGGCAATGCGGGAGCGGACTCGGGCCACGAAGTCTGGGACGTGTCCGATCCAGCCGCGCCCCAGAAGCTGACCACGGTCGTCTCCGGGCTCACCTCCACCCACAAGAGCTGGTGGGAGTGCGACACGGGCATCGCGTACCTGATCTCCGGGGACCTCGCCCGGCAGAATCCTCGCCAGCCCGGTCGATCGGGCTGGCGCACGTGGCGGATGACCAAGATCTACGATCTGAGCGATCCAGCCAAGCCGGTGTTCGTCCGGGACTTCGGCCTGGCCGGTCAGGAGCCCGGCTCCACCGGCCCCATTCCCGTCGCCCACGGCGCCCACGGCCCGATCCGGCTCGGCAATCGCGTGTACTTCGCCCACGGCACCAGCGCCGAAGGGATGCTGCAGATCGTCGATCGCGACAAGCTCCTCACCGGCCCCCGGGAGCCGACGGCGGCCAACCTCGATTACCCGGAGATCAGCCGGCTGCACCTGTCCCCGGGCTGGGGCGGGCACACCACCTTTCCCGTCCTCGGCGTGAAAATTGCCGACTGGGCGGCCAACGCGAAAGGGCGCATCCGCGACTTCGTCGTGCTCGTGTCCGAGGCGACCTCCTACGAGTGCCGGGAGGTGCGGCACCTGACCTTCTTCGTCGACATCACCGACGAAACCCGGCCGCAGGTGGTGTCGACCTTCCAGGTACCGGAAGCCATGGGGGAATTCTGTCGGCGGGGCGGACGCTTCGGTC of Candidatus Methylomirabilota bacterium contains these proteins:
- a CDS encoding cobalamin-independent methionine synthase II family protein; translated protein: MKRSTERILTTHTGSLPRPPDLASLLEKLDAGTEPDPRAFEARVRQAVAEVVRMQVEAGVDIVNDGEQGKVGYSTYVRHRLTGFGGKSAVPRRADWADFPEAAARGERPSPISRPTCNGAIDWKDRTAVQKDIENLKAAVKETPPTETFMTAASPGVIAHFLKNEHYPTREAYLARLVDIMKEEYDAIYRAGFVLQVDCPDLAMGRHLAFAELSNAEFVKIAAANVEALNHALRDIPPDRLRLHLCWGNYEGPHHRDIPLREILGVVLKARPQALSFEGANPRHEHEWVVFREIRLPDDKLIIPGVLDSTTNFIEHPELVAQRLVRYAEVVGRERVIAGTDCGFATFARTVNQVEPEIAWAKFRAMAEGARLASRKLWR
- a CDS encoding OsmC family protein, coding for MTTATTTQRTVNGLDTRQLVDTVNAIKTQPALARFQFRNRNRWVDGGENHSTIRDFYGAGREDDSRQASFEFVNGEPPVLLGHNEGANPVEFLLHALAGCVTTTFVLHATARGIRIESISTEMEGDIDLRGLLGLDDSVFPGYEQIRVKMDIQADCTDEELEDLLAYTEKHSPVCNSVCRPVPVVIERVARANGS